tgttcaataaaattaagaaagataccctaaaaacatttaattaaaataatggttGATAGGTATGGCAAGTGCATTACATTTCTGCAAAAATGAAAACCCCTCAAGCATCCACACTTACTTGTGGATGACCTTTAAGAAATTGCTACAGTTACGTTAGCTTTCTCTCTGTTTGTGgttgtgtttcatttttttatgatggATTAAGATTCTTTTCTGCACACAAGTAGTATCATACGTTAAACCTACCATGCTGAGATAAATGAGCAGAATTCTGTAGAAAATTGTCCAGACGGAGGAATAGGAGGAGGTTTATCAACAATGGTTTCAATAAGCTCGAAAATGCTTTCCCAAATTTCACTTTGATCTTCTGGTGTATATGGAAACCGCCCCAAAGCACACTCTAGCAATATTAATCCCAAACTCCATATATCACTTTTGTAGTTGTAGCCTCGCTGGCTTCCATTGATTCTCTCCGGCTGTAAAATTGGCAGTGAATGTTACATTCTAGGAAACACTAGCATATTCTGGtggtaaattaataaatatagttgCACCTATTACTCACAGACATATAGTTGTAAGTTCCAATGAAGGTATTTGCTTGACCAGATGTACTTTCCATAATTGCACTCACACCGAAGTCAGTAATCTTTACTTCTCCTGTAtgatttattaacaaattagaAGGTTTCAAGTCTCTGTGGATAATATGCTTTTCATGGTGAAGGTAAACTAAACCCTTCAGCACCTACATcattaaaagagaaagagatcaGTCAGATCTTGTTTGGGATTCATTGAATAGAATTATGGGTACAAGACTGAAGGTAAATTCCTTACTTCTTACCTGCTTACAGATGGCAGCAAGAAAAGGCTCTGGAATTGTTTTAACTTTCCTCAGTAGATCAGCTAAGGAACCCCCATCCATGTACTCTAGGATGATTGATATGACACCGTTTTCATAAAATGATTGATAGCAGACAACAACATAAGGACACTGTGCCTGTTGATTAATTTTCAACTCTTGTGCAATCTGCTTTCTCATAGACTCCTCAATATTCATTTGAATTACCTGAATTGTGAACGATGCATACATAAGTGATAAATATTAAgcttgtttatataaaaaaaaagaaagttatttgtttgtttgtatcaaaataaaatagaaacacaGAGAGTAAAAATGTATAACTATCCGATTGCAACAGAAAAGACTGAGACATTAAAGAAAAGCCCACTGTAAAGGGGACCAGCTCCCTCCCAGAGTCACCCATATTGTTACAACTGATTCAGCATCTCCTTCCCCTAATTCCTGCATTCCACCACCAATAAGTTATGCCCTCTTTTCCACTCATTTACTCCAAGGCCCATGTAACCTTCCAGCCAAATATGAATTTTCGCATGACCCTCCTTGCtccccttttctcttcttttatataCTTGCAAGTTAGGTATATTAATAAGCCTGTCATAGTTCAACTacaaaaactagtttgaaaaataagaaagatgGAAATTAAAAATTGCTGGAAGGAGGGGACCAGTATGGGACATGTTACCCCATCATTGCTGCTctattttcaaaaactaaaaagaaaaataaaaggaaaggaaTTTAGACCTTGGACCAGATGTTAAACACAagattaattgttttttgttctaTGATCGATTAATATATGCAAGTTCCTAGGGATGAAAACCTCCTTAAATCAGAGAAGGGGAGAAGGGAAGTTTAGACGTTGAAAACAATTCTGAGGTGCAAAGTTGAGTTAACAAAAAAATGATGTTCTGAAAGGGCATTAGAGAAGGGGATTTGGAATATTAATCAGTTAGTCAGACGGGCTAACTAAATAC
This genomic stretch from Vigna radiata var. radiata cultivar VC1973A chromosome 7, Vradiata_ver6, whole genome shotgun sequence harbors:
- the LOC106768244 gene encoding mitogen-activated protein kinase kinase 2 isoform X1, which codes for MKKGNLGLGLKLSVPVSDQSNFAKFLTESGTFKDGDLLVNRDGVRIVSQSDVEAPPPIKPTDDQLTLADVDVIKVVGKGNGGVVQLVQHKWTSQFFALKVHLLHVAYDALNLVSLEGTLSVIQMNIEESMRKQIAQELKINQQAQCPYVVVCYQSFYENGVISIILEYMDGGSLADLLRKVKTIPEPFLAAICKQVLKGLVYLHHEKHIIHRDLKPSNLLINHTGEVKITDFGVSAIMESTSGQANTFIGTYNYMSPERINGSQRGYNYKSDIWSLGLILLECALGRFPYTPEDQSEIWESIFELIETIVDKPPPIPPSGQFSTEFCSFISACLQKDPKNRLSAQELMGHPFVSLYDDLEVNLSSYFSNAGSPLATL
- the LOC106768244 gene encoding mitogen-activated protein kinase kinase 2 isoform X2 — translated: MKKGNLGLGLKLSVPVSDQSNFAKFLTESGTFKDGDLLVNRDGVRIVSQSDVEAPPPIKPTDDQLTLADVDVIKVVGKGNGGVVQLVQHKWTSQFFALKVIQMNIEESMRKQIAQELKINQQAQCPYVVVCYQSFYENGVISIILEYMDGGSLADLLRKVKTIPEPFLAAICKQVLKGLVYLHHEKHIIHRDLKPSNLLINHTGEVKITDFGVSAIMESTSGQANTFIGTYNYMSPERINGSQRGYNYKSDIWSLGLILLECALGRFPYTPEDQSEIWESIFELIETIVDKPPPIPPSGQFSTEFCSFISACLQKDPKNRLSAQELMGHPFVSLYDDLEVNLSSYFSNAGSPLATL